The Dioscorea cayenensis subsp. rotundata cultivar TDr96_F1 chromosome 8, TDr96_F1_v2_PseudoChromosome.rev07_lg8_w22 25.fasta, whole genome shotgun sequence genome segment aaatataactaataatgtcattatattattgtcacaaaaatattacattagGTATCTTTTgttgattaatttaatgatattaactctTTGCAAccaatattttccttttttaatgaaatatttattattattattattagaagatATAAGTATTAAATGACATAAACAACAATACTTTATGCAATGAATGGAATATTGAGTGGGTAAATATATTAggcaattaattattattttgttattacgAATTCCAAAAATgtcttattcaaaaacaaaaatttaatataatgccACTAATACTAATGTGTACCATcaatgacaattttaatttttccatttattaattaatttttgtgacatgcaattttataacaaaaaaataattaataatgaaaatatattattatcataaataaatattaaattgtgtAATGATATTAATGAATGCCACCAATTAATTTActagtattatttatttgttaccaatatttatcttttaaaaaagttattaattattattagaacaTAAACAATAATACTTTTTAATAATGACTGAATATTGAGTGGCAAATATATTAcgtgattaatattatttttataaatttttgaaaaatgactTATTCAAAAcgaaatttttaatatgattcCACTAATACTAATGTATACcataattacaattttaattttgtcatttatttattagtttttgtgACATGCaagtttattataaaatataattattaatgacattatattattttcagcaaataaatattacattagATGATGATATTCAAAAATGCCaccatgattaatttaattatatgcaCAACTTTTAGTAAACTTGCCACTTTCGGTCAAATAATGTTTATAAATGACtcattagaaattttattcatatatatggattccaaaatatcaaaatcaaaccCAAATCATTAACAGGTGATATTGgatcttttaaaaaacaaactaaTGGTTTTTCACAAATACACCCACctttttgaaaaatcataaaaatgaaaagcttttttgtaataaaaagcTATATTAATTAACCcgctttattttcaaaaatttattattattattattattattattattattattattattattattattattattattattatggttgttgttattattatttaagggttaaaatataaaaattaaaattaaattaaaaatatagttcCACATCACTTTTAACCACCGGCAGCAAAAATCAGTCGATGCGCTCATGTGACTCATGTGACTGGAGCTCTCCCGCTTTAATTAGACAACGACAATTATTAGATCCAAAGGAGCTTAGGAGCAGTGAGGGAGAGAGGCAGAGGGTGGGTAGGGGTCTATTGATCATGCGAAGATAATAAAGGAAGTGGGCAATATTTGGCTATTTGTTCCTCTCGCCCATGTATACGCCCACTCCCTAGAGGTCGGATTCCTCTAGACAATGCATgttatttctaataataataNNNNNNNNNNNNNNNNNNNNNNNNNNNNNNNNNNNNNNNNNNNNNNNNNNNNNNNNNNNNNNNNNNNNNNNNNNNNNNNNNNNNNNNNNNNNNNNNNNNNNNNNNNNNNNNNNNNNNNNNNNNNNNNNNNNNNNNNNNNNNNNNNNNNNNNNNNNNNNNNNNNNNNNNNNNNNNNNNNNNNNNNNNNNNNNNNNNNNNNNNNNNNNNNNNNNNNNNNNNNNNNNNNNNNNNNNNNNNNNNNNNNNNNNNNNNNNNNNNNNNNNNNNNNNNNNNNNNNNNNNNNNNNNNNNNNNNNNNNNNNNNNNNNNNNNNNNNNNNNNNNNNNNNNNNNNNNNNNNNNNNNNNNNNNNNNNNNNNNNNNNNNNNNNNNNNNNNNNNNNNNNNNNNNNNNNNNNNNNNNNNNNNNNNNNNNNNNNNNNNNNNNNNNNNNNNNNNNNNNNNNNNNNNNNNNNNNNNNNNNNNNNNNNNNNNNNNNNNNNNNNNNNNNNNNNNNNNNNNNNNNNNNNNNNNNNNNNNNNNNNNNNNNNNNNNNNNNNNNNNNNNNNNNNNNNNNNNNNNNNNNNNNNNNNNNNNNNNNNNNNNNNNNNNNNNNNNNNNNNNNNNNNNNNNNNNNNNNNNNNNNNNNNNNNNNNNNNNNNNNNNNNNNNNNNNNNNNNNNNNNNNNNNNNNNNNNNNNNNNNNNNNNNNNNNNNNNNNNNNNNNNNNNNNNNNNNNNNNNNNNNNNNNNNNNNNNNNNNNNNNNNNNNNNNNNNNNNNNNNNNNNNNNNNNNNNNNNNNNNNNNNNNNNNNNNNNNNNNNNNNNNNNNNNNNNNNNNNNNNNNNNNNNNNNNNNNNNNNNNNNNNNNNNNNNNNNNNNNNNNNNNNNNNNNNNNNNNNNNNNNNNNNNNNNNNNNNNNNNNNNNNNNNNNNNNNNNNNNNNNNNNNNNNNNNNNNNNNNNNNNNNNNNNNNNNNNNNNNNNNNNNNNNNNNNNNNNNNNNNNNNNNNNNNNNNNNNNNNNNNACAGTGAATAGAAActgaaaatggaaaatgaaaggCCCTTGATTTAGATGACACAACTTCattaaaaagtcaaaataaaatagCAGCAGTCAAAGATATCTCTGCAACAGAAATTTTTAAAGCTAAATTACATCAAAAACTTAAAATGTCAAGGCTTCCTAGAATAGCACACAATCCAAACCATAGATTTTGATTTCACATAGCATAATTCATCGTAAGGTGAGAACTGGTAACACTGACTGACAGATAACCTTCTTCACCTACCaaattctcttcttttcatttccaaatcaaacaagaaagTAAAGTCAGACAGACAACAGTTCACTATTTCCTGCTTTACAGACCATTTGTGCCAATGATTTTGGACGGATAATGTGATGTCGAAAACCAAAAaccattatatacatatatatataataaaataaaataaaattcactctgtaacatgataaataaatttttgattcagaaataaatATGCTCTTGAATCAGGgcattattttaaactaatgaATCCGAAGATATGAGAGAGGAAAAAACCTAAAACAAATTTGGCCATTTTAACAGGAAAAAACCTTAAACTAATGGAGGGACAAATTCTGCTTTGCCTCAAGTATGTGGCCTCGTGGAGCTCTCTTGGGATTCTTATTGTTAGCTTGCATTATAATTAACCGGAGACTGTAAGAAAGCCCAACCTGTGACACTAATAATTGCAATAACCAGGATAATTCTTCTATCTCGTTATAACTACAAcatgattaatttatttctGAATCTAAAATTCCCCTCAtaccataaataattaaaaaaaaaaagctccaGTGATCATGAGCCAAGCCATGCATGCAAACAAGCTCAGTTTTGGGTCCATTTCTTGCTGGCAGGTGACATTTCTGTAACTCTTATCTCTAGTCTCTTACTCTAGATTAGCCCGAGgggtaaaaaaaaaccaaaatatatataaatctaaatctcAATTTGGTTCTCTATCTCCTCCCATTAAACTATAATTGCATTTGATCTTGTTTCCCATTTTATAATCACCTTAATAGCTATGTTCCACATCTTGCATTTGGGATAAGGCAACGAAATAGCAAAGCAGGTAAAGAAGCAACCaagtcaaaaaaattttattccatTCATACACATACCGCTGCAAAATCAAGCATAATTGAAGCACAAATATCGAATTGCAAAGTTATTTCCATGATATCATACATAGATCGaacaaagaaagagatgcaaGATAAGGGCAAAGTTGAAATCAAAGGCATAAATTGAGGTGTACCTCCAGTGATGGTGATTTTGGAGAGGAGTTTGGCGAAGTCATTCTTAACGATGACGGAGCTTGGCGTTCTCTTCGCAAAAAGCTTCGATCTTGTCGGTGATGGGAAGCTCAAGGGATCGGCGATGGGAAGCCTCGATCGAGAAGAAGGCCGAGAGGGATGTCGTCGTTGGTGCCGGCAGTGGCTTCGCCGACAACGGTGATGTCGAATGAGGCTCTAAGGGAGACGATCGTTGGGGTTGGAACTTGGAGCACGAGGCGGCAAGGTTTGATCTTAGGGTTAGGGCTAAGGGAGAGGATCACTAGGGTTTGTTATTATTAGTACTAATACTTGAATTTCTTCTGAAAAacgagtaaaaataaaataaattaaattaaatgctcACATGAGACGgttgttttttcattcattgcACACTTTCCATATCATGTCTTTGAGTATAAATTATTGTTATCTTAACACACATGGTATTTATTAtcatcaataaatataaaaataactttttaaaatattaaaaataaataaaatttccttgttatataaaattttcttgcaatatttaaataaaatattaatttttatatccgTTTCTAGTCCGTTTCTAGGATTAGGAATGGatatttctaatatataataatatgtaaataaaatattaatattttgatccGTTTCTAGtacctttctattagaaacggatattatctaatattttctaatatttaaataacatattaatatttcatCCGTTTCAAGtccttttctattagaaacggattaaaaacggatattttttaatattttttaatattttataataattaaataaaatcaacaaaagtcaaagcgtGCTTCTGGcgaaatagtcggaaggagataaagggctacaattattgtattaaattccaaacttcttgtactttcaatgaagtctatgaattcatgaatgaaatttatttgtcagaATCTGTTtctttttcacacttattttcttaaagaaaatgtccagggtaattaacattaggggcaagcccctaatggaagtcatgaacctataatcccttgaagtctacaaaaaattaaaatttgatttgtgatccatgctttttaaccggtcaatcctaattaaaaggccaggtggaaagaaaggagcccacagagATATTTATCAAGAAGTGACAAGCACACTTAAgtcattgttgtgtttttggattAAGTCTAAGTGTCTAATCTAAGGATATTTACAGGTCTAGCACTAGACAAAGGTTATATATAGCAAGAGAtgcaacaaatcaaacaaacgaAGAGTATATTTATGGAGCTATGGTACCAAGTATATAAATACTCCAATTTCTCAATGTGATTAATAGCCGATGCTACTGTAacaatacaacaagaaatcatTTAGATGTCCTCTACTCATATTCAatcattcaattttaatttgtttggatGAAGCTCCAACATTCATGTTCACTTACTGTTGTTTGCTTATGTACatcttttttaatgaaaaaaaattggttataaaATACCGTTTGTTttaaacacatttttttataaaattatttctaaattcCTTGTTGCAATTGTACAGGAACcgtttttcataaaattattgAGTGAATCATTTGCATCCAAGCTTCTTTAAAGTTGAGAGACTTTTAGGATAAATTACTGTGTTATTCatcatatttgaatttttttttttcttggaaagtTCATTTGTTCTTGTGGGTAACTTTGGCAATTGGATCTGaaatatattgtaattttattaatttttttttaatggacataaaatttaaaagtcaaATGGACAATAAGTGACctactaaattaattatactcaCAAAATCACCATCTCATAAAATtgtttgaaaaactaaaaaaattgtaGGTTGCTAAATTCCGCCATCAATCATAGagattaaaatacataaaaataatataaaaatataacttattgatatatatataaagagtacATAGACCTAAAATATATTTACCCATGAATCTACTTTCACTGCCCCTTGCTTCTAAAATCATGGCGCACTGGAATCcattcttaattaaaaataaataaataaataaataataaaataaaataataataataataataataataataataataataatgctcaacaaaaaaaaatgttaaaattaggTCAAATTTGGGGAGATAATAGAGAAGCTATttaaatacaacaaaatgaCTTCCATTGAAGTAATCTTAGGCTGATGGAACATgtgcaaataattaaaatgaaaaaaaatatatataatgcaatAATAATTTGGTGAAAATAcccacaaaatatatatatatatatatatgaaccgTGCCTCCAACTATCAGTAaccttaattaatattttagcaTTGAGGTCTTAATAATAGCCTGGAAATCATAGCCCACCTTATCACATTTATGAACCTCCAACAAATCATATCCCTCTGACATTGATCTTtgccatgtatatatatatatatatatatataaatatcggAGGGACCTCAAGGTCCTTTTCCCATTTGATTAAGGACATCTACACAATTATTCCTGTTTGCAGGGGTACAAATGCAAATTTTCGCAAACAAAAACCATGCGCGTGAACCTCCCACAGAACAAAATAGACATCTCAACAAACATACCAGATCTCTTACCAACGTGCATTCCACAACTTCTCTGGTCCTAAATTTCATACAAGAGGCCACCCAAATAGCTCTCCACACAAAGAATCACCAGCAATTCCAATGTCTCATCCCTCGCCAAGCCCACCGAGGTACGGCATCAGCATGTCCGAGACCTCCGGCAGCCCAAGCTCAACCCCCAGCCGGAGTCCTCAGCTACCCATCACACTCCTGCCAGCACGAAAAAAACACCCCCCGAAGTCCGCAAAGATATTCAGAGCCATTCGCTCGATCGTCCGCTCATTCCCAATCATCTCTCCAGGCTGCCGGTTCCATGCAAATATCCCCCGAGGAAACACTTCGCATGATAGCCATATCCAAGGAGCTACTTGCACCACCGGCACCCTATTCGGCCATCGCAAAGCTCGTGTCACACTAGCTATTCAAGAAAACCCAAGGAGCATACCTTGGCTATTGCTCAAGCTGGGGATCCCCACCACGAAACTCTTGCAGGAGGTGACCTCAAGCCTAAGGATCGCTCTGGAGTGCGAGAAGCTGGTTGGTAGCAAGACGAAGATCCTTGATGAACCAGTGTGGACAGCCTTCATCAATGGTCGCAAGATTGGCTATGCGGCCAGAAGAGAGCCGACAGACACCCATCTTAGCATTATGCAGTTGCTCCATGCCATATCCATGGGGGCCGGCGTACTGCCGGATGAGCTAACTGATCCTGTTGATGGTGAGCTGACCTACATGCGAGCTCACTTTGATCGTATCATAGGAAACAGAGATTCTGAGACATTTTACATGTTTAACCCCGACTCCAAAAGTGGGCCGGAACTCAGCATATTCTTTGTAAGAATCTAATAAAACAAACTGTAAAGCAAATGCAAGCAGACTTCCTCTAATTGTTCCGACAATTTTGTTATAGCTCCATAAAGATAAAAGTATAACGCAATGTTCAGCTAAAGAAAAGAGGGAAATTAATAGTTTTACAAACCAAGGCCGACAGTTCGGCCATCTCGTCTCCGAAGCCCTGCAGTGTACTGTCTCTCTAAATCTATCTGGAGCTGCTCCTGCTGCTCGGCACGGAGGCCTCCATCCTTTTCGCCCGGTTTCTGCTCGAGGTTCACATCGCCTTTCACACCCTACAATTGGCCATAGGCACCAAGGCAAACTCAGGCTCTAAAAAGGGTGTCAGTAGGAGGCGAGATTTCCAAAAGTTACTCATTTTGAAAAAAGTGCAGAAATGTAAACGGTTGTCAAGAGTGTCTCAATGTAACTATTGCAACAATGGTTTCAGTCACTGGAAATAAAGAAATAGAGATTACCATGAGCTTGTTGAATTTCTCTTGACATTCTCGGTCTGCAAATGATTGTAGATCCCACCGTTTGCTTGGCTGGCAATTTACAGGGAATAATATATGCAATAGATATTGATTATCAGGTATAACTccaaaagtgaaaaaaaaaattctgccAATAGAATTGGCACCGCTCGAAAGGaaataatagaacaaaattACAAGTATCACCTCTTGGGTTGTAGTGTTCTTTTTGCTACCCCACAGTAACTTCTTTTTCTGGTCAGTAGACATGTATCCACCCCCCACAAGGTTCTTGTTGACTGTAACATATAGACAGTTTTAAGAAAGCTTGTAGTTTCATCtgatttaaatgataatatCTAACTTGTGCAGTTCAAAGTTTAGGATAGAAGTAAAGAAATTTTACatcttagaaaaataaataaacaaattcagCCTATCTAATATGTCACTGAACCTTTCAATTGTCACCTCACAAAAACCAAATTGTCTCATATATGAAGTTGGCACTCTATTCTGAAATATGTAACAGCTTAGCAGCATTGGAATATTTGATGAAAGTATCCCACATGTCACATCAATATATGCACTAACCAGAATAATAAAACATCAGGTTGATGTCTAATCAGGAAATATTCCTCGAAGAGCAGAACGTAGTGTGGtatgttttacttttcttaGTGGCACGGAATTCTGAAGGAATGCCAGACCTCTCTGTCCTTCAACTAGGCATGATATCAGACCTCCATAGAGTAATGACGTAAGAATTTAGAGTCTATGTTGGTTCCACTTAATTTTTCTCATTCACCAAGGAGATTCAAGATGGGCAACTGAATGAGAAACCATGTGGGAACACAACTATCAGCTTAACAGGAAGGTTGTGAGGTAATAGGGAGAAAAGTGCAGCTAATACTCTTTTGAGGTTGATTGTCTAATATACTGTCCTCTATGCCATCCCGCACATCAATGCACTATCTGAAAGTTATCCAAAGACACATAATTTTCAAATAGGTAGCACATGGTAATTGAATTGGCCAATGAAGAGATAAAATAGCCTAACAATAATCTACGCATAAAAGTTAATTACCACTAAGGACAAATGAATGATATTGGAGTTGAAGGCTTAAGAAATGATTATCACATTACCAGACATGGGCATCTGTTTGCACAAAAATGTGCAGCAAAACAACCATTACacacattacaaaaacataatgaaGCATGACTAAGGCTAGGGAGGTGAATTTGAGAAAACTGAATAAAGaagaatagaaaataaaaatggaagtCAATCCACCATTTGACAGTACTTGAAAAGCACACAAATATATTCTGACAAaagagtttttaataaaaagtagGATAAGTTCGGCAAATAAGAGATCACACAACAATAACTTGGAGTACTTGGGCTTGGAAAAAGGAAATTAGAATTAAAGATCagcattttatttaaaagagaaTTTCAGTTTCtcaggtattggctaaggttcaGGAATATAAGAGAATttcaatttctcattttttttatagccCAATGAACAGATGCAAAAGATAACCAACGAATCttccatttgatttctttttgtgATATGATCATTCTTAAGCACTTTGAGAGCTATATTATCTGGATGAAAGGCCTGCATATTAGTGGAGACTATAGTAAACGTGTCAATATCTTCCTTAATCAGTCAACATATGCCTGGGACATAAAGAATATCTGCAGGACATGTTCATAGAATTCATGAATTCATCATGCTCAAGACAAGAAGATAGAAATATATGCTTTAACACCAACCTAACTCAGCAGCTTGCATAGCTTTAACCTTCGCTGCATCCAGATCCTGGGCAGCATCAACCTGGTTGGTCGCAGAACCAGAAGGTTGTATTGTAAATTTACCTGCCGTCTCAACTTGCTTTGAACTTGAGAATGGTTTTTCACCTGCAAAATTGCGAAAAGATACTGAATGTAAACATTAGATGGAATATCCAACCCAGTACAAAGTAATAAGGACAACCTTCTTCCTGAACAAGTTTGAGCTTTTTATCAGAAGAATTTTGATTATCTGGTATGTGttcctttctcctttctttgTCGTGAAAAGTTGAACTTTTGCTTTCACTTGTCCCCAACTCTCCACTGTACTTCTTGTGCTCATCAGATTCCTCACTGTTGTGTTTCCTCTTGTGTAACTGATCATTCTTCAGCCCATCCAATTCCTTATTACTAGTTTCATGAGCATCTTTAGAGTGAGCATTACCACTATCTCTCCCCACAACTAATTCTTTTAAACAAGCTCGTGatttatcattgttttgatCTCCAGGACTCCTGCGGCGATCAATTCTCTCATCATGAGCCTCTCTATCTCTACGTCTGTCTCTATCTCCAGTCCTAACATCATGTCTGCTAGAGTTTCCTGGCTTGCTTCCATGGGCAGCTCTGTCAGAATCTTTCTCATTGTGTTTATGATGATCTGAGGTTAGACTATCTCTTTCCCTGTCATTACTCCTACGTCCTACATCGTCAGATCTATCCCTTGTATACTTACCAACATTTCGCcagctttctctagatctttCATAATTGCTGTCCCGCCTTGTATAATCAGAATGAGTACTACTCCTGAAGTCTCGATCTGAACGAGAAGATCTGTGGTAACCTCTGTCTTCTTCATCGGCAGGCCTGTTGTGCCTATTATGGTCATCATACCTCCGAAAGTCATGGGAATTGTTGATTGTATGTCTATCAGAATGTCTTTGTGAATCACCGCCTCTGCTTGATCTGTTGCCACCAGAATCACTTTCCAATACTCTTTTTTCAACCCTTCTCTGCCTATCGCTG includes the following:
- the LOC120267134 gene encoding LOW QUALITY PROTEIN: arginine/serine-rich coiled-coil protein 2-like (The sequence of the model RefSeq protein was modified relative to this genomic sequence to represent the inferred CDS: deleted 2 bases in 1 codon), yielding MDSTLPSRPHDDVDMKPSFRKPSNEMATRKYRRHSPVDGSDSSSSGGSPRCERSPATPLKIVPRLTAIGREGLKKEYWKVILVATDQAGGDSQRHSDRHTINNSHDFRRYDDHNRHNRPADEEDRGYHRSSRSDRDFRSSTHSDYTRRDSNYERSRESWRNVGKYTRDRSDDVGRRSNDRERDSLTSDHHKHNEKDSDRAAHGSKPGNSSRHDVRTGDRDRRRDREAHDERIDRRRSPGDQNNDKSRACLKELVVGRDSGNAHSKDAHETSNKELDGLKNDQLHKRKHNSEESDEHKKYSGELGTSESKSSTFHDKERRKEHIPDNQNSSDKKLKLVQEEGEKPFSSSKQVETAGKFTIQPSGSATNQVDAAQDLDAAKVKAMQAAELVNKNLVGGGYMSTDQKKKLLWGSKKNTTTQEPSKRWDLQSFADRECQEKFNKLMGVKGDVNLEQKPGEKDGGLRAEQQEQLQIDLERQYTAGLRRRDGRTVGLGL
- the LOC120267133 gene encoding protein MIZU-KUSSEI 1-like, whose translation is MSHPSPSPPRYGISMSETSGSPSSTPSRSPQLPITLLPARKKHPPKSAKIFRAIRSIVRSFPIISPGCRFHANIPRGNTSHDSHIQGATCTTGTLFGHRKARVTLAIQENPRSIPWLLLKLGIPTTKLLQEVTSSLRIALECEKLVGSKTKILDEPVWTAFINGRKIGYAARREPTDTHLSIMQLLHAISMGAGVLPDELTDPVDGELTYMRAHFDRIIGNRDSETFYMFNPDSKSGPELSIFFVRI